TGGTGGCGCCGGAGGATATACTCTATGTGAAACCCGTGGATAGCGTAGCCGAAGGTCTCTCCCAGCTGCTCCGGGTTGGATATATCGGGGAGCATCCCCTGGCTGTGCATCCAGAGAAAGGTGGTTCGGAAGAACTCCACGAACTGCTCGGTGATCTGCAAAACAATCTGTGCCGCCTGGTGGTTCAGAAACTGCTCCGAGAGCAGCATGATCCAGGCGTCGGAGAGGAGGGGATCGTCGGTATCGTGGAGGTACCACTCGATCAGCTCCGTGAGCAGGGCCGTGGCTGGTGTGGTCGAGGGGGGAGCTGCGTGAAGGCAGTGAGCTGCCCTCCGGGAGAGCATCTCCTCCGGTTCCGAGGGGAGCTGGGAGGTGCTCAGGAAGAAATCGAAAATATCCTGAAGGATATCGCCTTTTCCCCTGTAGTGGTTATAAATAGAGGGTTTCTGTATTCCCACGGCCTGGGCGATCGCCGAGAGGGAGGTCCTGCCGTAGCCGTGGCGGGCAAAGAGACGAATCGCCGCAGACAGAATGGCAT
This genomic window from Alkalispirochaeta americana contains:
- a CDS encoding TetR/AcrR family transcriptional regulator produces the protein MEKDRSKTQHAILSAAIRLFARHGYGRTSLSAIAQAVGIQKPSIYNHYRGKGDILQDIFDFFLSTSQLPSEPEEMLSRRAAHCLHAAPPSTTPATALLTELIEWYLHDTDDPLLSDAWIMLLSEQFLNHQAAQIVLQITEQFVEFFRTTFLWMHSQGMLPDISNPEQLGETFGYAIHGFHIEYILRRHHEMPSGEIRARMRSLAVQFGAGVDLVPDPAVS